The proteins below come from a single Rosa rugosa chromosome 2, drRosRugo1.1, whole genome shotgun sequence genomic window:
- the LOC133727842 gene encoding COP1-interacting protein 7 — protein sequence MDSRTRLDHVLFQLTPTRTRCELVMFAAAGGNEKLASGFLEPFLTHLKCAKDQISKGGYSITLRPSGSGASWFTKATLQRFVRFVSTPEVLERFVTIEKEILQIENSLQSSELTEAEADGSKSTAIKPNSESNETIDAVPEENSKIRLQRVLETRKVVLCKEQAMAYARALVAGFELDYIDDLLSFADTFGASRLREACINFINLYKQKNEDRFWMEEIAAMQALSQPQLPYLATSGIILAGEDNEPSQNLNQSILSIGKNGSLDTSVSDSTASHGSLDANQDGKAQVPNPWPNHLPQYMQTFQGPAFQQMHPYQGYMFPGMQVPPYYPGNMKWPPNVEDSGFMFDQESDGRWKHKSHRTKKKHSHERALETSEQDGSNENTGSSYESESDDHFQNGKRHSGTEQQHRKKHGQKSSRKVVIRNINYISSKRDGGSGSEGNSSDEDGYIDGKSIKQQVEEAVGSLEKRHKSSSRRHQKQGGSKLHGSVDDSNGEELKNADANKHEGEKQNDNWSAFQNLLMRDEDPSSFSTESHNVRIEDEYLSSNNTGQGRSFEFNLEHEKVTKQRAVSSEYLMVTERDTGNESKTHVPYFEGGDDVGRITKKNGAYEDLLFSQRNEESRINSHDTLSDCANELYKTKCPKEGDWFISNQPDNQVASNDLKFLDGVYASSALAMDSVHAEKKREVLVDDSFMVQDRSTVDQSDSQFRTNLSFVPEYTGATQNEYGKPEILNDKPAASSMHEPDDLYMVLDRGSAVDQDVAPWNPEMDYELNASSLEASEKNPGIETTDSIGDEQPSNSKGKNAKNSGTPGGKVPTKEARSKVANGSLGKSRYDILSRSKKPSSVSKSTDHKSKFEKDEEQRKRMEELVIERQKRIAERSAARGSNTATSKKAPAEIKNAKTTMTKTKNDKLKVQSPTQETKKAEKPIMRSSTIERLATARVTEKLPTTLPSSGQPKKQTIKANGVAAAASSQKAAGAENKKASPSKTKPSIAKDGLKNSSKSSNSDVQEKVCIEATEALPVEPTPKAVSATQPTNAIIELEETKQLHSTSSIEKNEGNLVLQREALDKGSCNEHSPAPIEENSAQPDQLTADAEELPQESPVLSEDKRNFIIEESVEPHILESPTKPSIVSAVNIDENGDITKGFHVSTEISEIEISTPPYNETASEQLHSRKKWNGDENSPKAAKGFRKLLLFGRKSKNTPVN from the exons ATGGACTCCAGGACTCGCCTTGATCATGTTCTCTTCCAACTCACTCCAACCAGAACAAG ATGTGAACTTGTAATGTTTGCTGCTGCTGGTGGAAATGAGAAATTGGCTTCAGGGTTTTTGGAACCATTTCTTACACATTTGAAATGTGCAAAGGATCAGATTTCCAAAGGAGGGTACTCCATTACTCTCCGTCCTTCCGGCTCCGGTGCCTCTTGGTTCACCAAAGCCACTCTCCAGAG GTTTGTGAGATTTGTTAGCACACCAGAAGTTCTTGAGAGATTTGTGACTATTGAGAAAGAGATTTTGCAGATTGAGAATTCGCTTCAATCAAGTGAACTCACCGAGGCAGAAG CTGATGGGAGTAAATCAACAGCCATTAAG CCAAACAGTGAATCCAATGAGACCATTGATGCTGTGCCAGAAGAGAATTCCAA GATTCGTCTTCAACGTGTTCTGGAAACTCGGAAGGTAGTACTCTGCAAAGAGCAAGCAATGGCTTATGCTCGTGCTTTAGTTGCTGGATTTGAACTGGACTATATTGATGATCTTTTATCTTTTGCTGATACTTTTGGAGCTTCGCGATTAAG GGAAGCATGCATAAATTTCATAAATCTATACAAGCAAAAGAACGAAGATAGGTTTTGGATGGAAGAAATAGCAGCAATGCAGGCACTCTCTCAGCCGCAACTGCCATACTTGGCAACATCAGGAATCATTCTTGCTGGAGAAGATAATGAGCCCAGTCAGAATCTTAACCAAAGTATTCTCTCCATTGGGAAGAATGGTTCACTAGATACTTCAGTGTCTGATTCAACTGCAAGTCATGGAAGTCTGGATGCGAACCAAG ATGGGAAGGCTCAAGTACCAAACCCATGGCCAAACCATCTTCCGCAGTACATGCAAACTTTTCAAGGTCCTGCATTTCAACAAATGCACCCCTATCAAGGTTACATGTTCCCTGGTATGCAGGTTCCACCTTACTATCCAGGGAATATGAAATGGCCTCCAAATGTGGAAGACTCTGGCTTTATGTTTGATCAGGAATCTGATGGCCGTTGGAAGCATAAATCTCATAGAACTAAAAAGAAACATTCTCATGAAAGAGCACTGGAAACTTCAGAACAAGATGGATCCAACGAAAACACTGGTTCAAGTTATGAAAGTGAATCTGATGATCATTTCCAGAATGGTAAAAGGCACTCTGGAACAGAGCAGCAGCATCGGAAAAAGCATGGGCAGAAGTCCTCAAGAAAGGTTGTTATCCGCAATATCAATTACATAAGCTCTAAGAGGGATGGAGGAAGTGGGTCTGAGGGAAATTCATCTGATGAGGATGGATACATTGATGGGAAATCCATTAAACAGCAGGTAGAGGAAGCTGTTGGTTCATTGGAGAAGAGACATAAATCAAGCTCACGTCGTCACCAAAAACAAGGTGGAAGCAAGTTGCATGGCAGTGTAGATGATTCAAATGGAGAGGAACTTAAAAATGCAGATGCAAATAAACATGAGGGAGAAAAGCAAAATGACAACTGGAGTGCTTTCCAGAATCTTCTCATGAGGGACGAGGATCCAAGTTCTTTCAGTACAGAATCACATAATGTGCGGATTGAGGATGAATATCTTTCAAGTAATAACACTGGTCAAGGACGATCGTTTGAATTTAACCTGGAACATGAGAAAGTAACGAAGCAAAGAGCAGTTTCAAGTGAGTATTTGATGGTGACAGAGAGGGATACAGGAAATGAGAGTAAAACTCACGTCCCATACTTCGAAGGTGGCGATGATGTTGGTCGCATTACCAAAAAAAATGGCGCATACGAGGATTTATTATTTTCACAGAGAAATGAAGAGTCAAGGATCAATTCCCATGATACTCTATCTGATTGCGCAAATGAATTGTACAAAACCAAATGTCCAAAAGAAGGGGATTGGTTTATCAGCAACCAACCAGATAATCAGGTTGCCAGCAATGATCTGAAATTTCTTGATGGTGTTTATGCTTCATCAGCGTTGGCTATGGATAGTGTTCATgctgagaaaaagagagaagttcTAGTGGATGATTCTTTCATGGTTCAAGACCGATCAACAGTTGATCAATCCGATTCTCAGTTCAGGACCAACTTAAGCTTCGTCCCAGAATACACTGGAGCTACTCAAAATGAATATGGCAAGCCAGAGATTTTAAATGATAAGCCTGCAGCCTCTAGCATGCATGAACCAGATGACCTATACATGGTGCTTGATCGCGGTTCAGCTGTGGACCAGGATGTGGCACCATGGAATCCAGAGATGGACTACGAACTTAATGCTTCATCACTTGAAGCCAGTGAAAAGAATCCCGGCATTGAAACAACTGATTCTATTGGTGATGAGCAGCCTTCTAATAGTAAGGGCAAGAATGCTAAAAACAGTGGAACTCCTGGAGGAAAAGTTCCAACCAAAGAAGCAAGGTCTAAAGTTGCAAATGGATCTTTGGGGAAGAGCAGATATGATATCTTATCCAGAAGTAAGAAACCTTCTTCTGTAAGCAAAAGCACAGACCACAAAAGCAAATTTGAAAAG gatgaagaacaaagaaagagaaTGGAAGAGTTAGTAATTGAACGCCAGAAGAGAATTGCTGAGAGGAGTGCTGCTCGTGGTTCTAATACTGCCACATCTAAGAAGGCCCCAGCAGAAATTAAAAATGCCAAAACCACCATGACTAAGACAAAGAATGATAAGCTTAAAGTTCAGTCCCCAACCCAAGAGACCAAGAAAGCAGAGAAGCCTATCATGCGGAGTTCCACCATTGAACGCCTTGCAACTGCAAGGGTAACTGAGAAGTTGCCAACAACTCTGCCTAGTTCTGGCCAACCCAAAAAGCAAACAATCAAGGCAAATGGGGTAGCTGCAGCTGCCTCATCACAGAAGGCAGCTGGTGCTGAGAACAAGAAAGCAAGTCCAAGCAAAACCAAACCATCAATAGCGAAAGACGGCCTGAAGAATTCAAGTAAGTCATCCAACTCTGATGTCCAGGAAAAAGTGTGCATTGAAGCCACAGAAGCACTGCCAGTTGAGCCGACACCTAAGGCTGTATCTGCAACTCAACCTACTAATGCCATCATTGAGTTGGAAGAGACTAAGCAACTCCATAGTACATCTTCCATTGAAAAGAATGAGGGAAACTTGGTGTTGCAAAGAGAGGCATTAGATAAAGGAAGCTGCAATGAGCATTCACCTGCACCTATTGAAGAGAATTCTGCACAGCCTGATCAGTTAACAGCTGATGCTGAAGAATTACCTCAGGAATCTCCAGTTCTTAGTGAAGACAAAAGAAACTTCATTATTGAAGAGAGTGTAGAACCTCATATTCTGGAATCACCTACCAAACCTTCGATTGTTTCAGCTGTGAACATTGATGAAAATGGTGATATAACCAAAGGTTTTCATGTCTCTACTGAAATTTCTGAGATAGAAATTTCTACTCCACCATATAACGAAACAGCCTCAGAACAACTCCACTCCAGGAAGaaatggaatggtgatgaaaACTCTCCTAAAGCTGCCAAAGGGTTTAGGAAACTTCTGTTGTTTGGACGAAAGAGCAAGAACACTCCCGTCAATTGA